Proteins from one Erysipelothrix larvae genomic window:
- the glgP gene encoding glycogen/starch/alpha-glucan family phosphorylase: protein MIRQELLALLGQDLDGVTIDKLYHAVNQCVQNKMKNIPHVSGDRTLYYMSAEFLIGKLLSNNLMNLGIYDEVKEAVESMGYRLSDLEEYEPEPSLGNGGLGRLAACFLDSIATLGLNGEGLGLNYHFGLFKQVFGKDHFQHETKDVWLEKPSWLTKTDFTVPVTLGSTSVIGRMYNLDILGYNGEKTTLRLFDLESVDETLVGDGIQFNLEAIDKNLTLFLYPDDSTDAGKRLRFIQQYFMVKCNLAWVLSQHEAHIETLHEHVAIQLNDTHPVMVIPMLALELEKRGIAFDKIVEIVTKTCAYTNHTILAEALETWPISYFETIDRNLSEMIWKLDREARSRSKDPFIGIVGYYYIVHMAALACNFSHSINGVAALHTEILKKTTLKSFYELYPERFNNKTNGITFRRWLQFSNRELTSWIESKIGEDFTQDAMSLVKLEAFKEDKEALQELLDIKHLKKQQCVDYIYEISGRKVNVNSIFDIQIKRLHEYKRQQMNLLYIIYLYLRIKDGVVPKRPITFFFGSKAAPAYVIAKDIIHALLVMQTLIESDEDVRKHIQIVFVENYNVTKAEMLIPACDVSEQISLASKEASGTGNMKLMLNGALTLGTLDGANVEIAEHVGDESIYIFGKHSDEVIDLLGSGSYNPRAMYENTPWIRRCVDFLTSEPMRNIGTFDCLNRLRYHLVDHDPFMTLLDFEDYVWVKNEMFEDYENRMEWASKMMMNIANAGFFSSDRTIASYNEDIWNLK, encoded by the coding sequence ATGATTCGTCAAGAATTATTGGCGTTGCTTGGACAAGATTTAGACGGTGTAACAATCGATAAACTTTATCACGCAGTGAACCAATGTGTACAAAACAAAATGAAAAACATACCCCATGTTAGTGGGGACCGAACCCTTTACTATATGTCAGCTGAGTTTCTAATTGGGAAGCTCTTATCAAACAACCTTATGAATTTAGGCATTTACGATGAAGTAAAGGAAGCAGTAGAAAGCATGGGCTATCGCTTATCTGACCTTGAAGAATACGAACCTGAACCATCATTGGGCAATGGTGGTCTTGGACGTCTTGCGGCATGTTTCTTGGATTCAATCGCAACACTGGGTCTTAATGGTGAAGGCTTAGGTCTAAACTATCACTTTGGACTGTTTAAACAAGTATTCGGTAAGGATCATTTCCAACATGAAACCAAAGATGTGTGGTTAGAAAAACCAAGCTGGCTTACAAAAACAGATTTCACAGTTCCAGTAACACTGGGAAGCACCTCTGTGATTGGACGTATGTATAACCTTGATATTTTGGGATACAATGGTGAAAAAACAACCTTGCGTTTATTTGATTTAGAGAGTGTGGATGAAACACTAGTGGGTGATGGCATTCAATTTAACTTAGAAGCCATCGATAAAAACTTAACCCTTTTCTTATACCCAGACGATTCAACGGATGCAGGAAAACGGTTGCGTTTTATCCAACAGTATTTTATGGTGAAATGTAACTTAGCATGGGTTTTAAGCCAACATGAAGCGCATATTGAAACCTTACACGAACATGTAGCGATTCAATTAAACGACACCCATCCTGTGATGGTGATTCCAATGCTAGCCCTTGAACTTGAGAAACGTGGGATTGCATTTGATAAAATTGTGGAAATTGTCACCAAGACCTGTGCGTATACAAACCATACGATTTTGGCAGAAGCACTTGAAACATGGCCAATCTCATATTTTGAGACCATTGATCGTAACTTATCGGAAATGATTTGGAAATTAGACCGTGAAGCACGCTCACGCAGCAAAGATCCGTTCATTGGGATTGTTGGGTATTACTACATTGTTCACATGGCTGCATTAGCATGTAACTTCTCCCACAGCATTAATGGTGTTGCGGCGTTGCATACTGAAATCTTAAAGAAGACAACCTTAAAGAGCTTTTATGAGTTGTATCCTGAACGCTTCAACAACAAAACAAACGGAATTACCTTCCGTCGTTGGTTACAATTCAGTAACCGTGAACTCACATCGTGGATAGAATCCAAGATTGGTGAAGACTTCACTCAAGATGCAATGAGCCTTGTGAAACTTGAGGCATTCAAAGAGGACAAAGAAGCACTTCAAGAACTTTTAGATATTAAACACCTTAAGAAACAACAATGTGTCGACTATATCTACGAGATATCGGGACGCAAGGTTAATGTGAATTCTATCTTTGATATTCAAATCAAGCGCCTTCATGAATACAAACGTCAACAAATGAACTTACTCTACATTATCTATCTGTATTTACGCATTAAAGATGGTGTTGTGCCAAAACGTCCGATTACATTTTTCTTTGGATCAAAAGCTGCACCCGCTTATGTGATTGCGAAAGACATTATTCATGCATTGCTTGTTATGCAAACATTGATTGAGTCGGATGAAGACGTTCGCAAACACATTCAAATTGTCTTTGTGGAAAATTACAATGTAACCAAAGCGGAAATGTTGATTCCTGCATGTGATGTGTCTGAACAAATTTCACTGGCAAGTAAAGAAGCAAGTGGTACGGGTAACATGAAACTCATGTTGAATGGTGCTTTAACATTAGGAACCCTTGATGGGGCGAATGTAGAAATCGCTGAACATGTTGGCGATGAAAGCATCTATATTTTTGGGAAACACTCGGATGAAGTCATTGATTTGCTGGGGTCTGGATCGTATAATCCACGTGCTATGTATGAAAATACACCATGGATTCGCCGTTGTGTGGATTTCCTTACATCTGAACCGATGCGTAATATTGGAACCTTTGACTGCTTGAACCGCCTTCGTTATCACCTAGTAGATCATGATCCGTTCATGACCTTACTTGATTTTGAAGACTATGTTTGGGTTAAAAATGAAATGTTTGAAGACTATGAAAATAGAATGGAATGGGCTTCTAAGATGATGATGAACATTGCGAATGCTGGATTCTTCTCCAGTGATCGCACAATCGCATCGTATAACGAAGACATTTGGAATTTAAAGTAA
- the rpmG gene encoding 50S ribosomal protein L33: MTNKRKKVILVCTECLSRNYSTFRNHVKSEERLEMMKYCKRCGKHTLHRESK; this comes from the coding sequence ATGACAAATAAGCGAAAAAAAGTGATACTCGTTTGTACAGAATGTTTGTCGCGGAATTATTCCACATTTCGAAATCATGTTAAATCAGAAGAACGACTTGAAATGATGAAATATTGTAAGCGATGTGGCAAACATACATTACATCGAGAGTCAAAATAG
- a CDS encoding MurR/RpiR family transcriptional regulator gives MSILRKLVELKDLTNNEKVLVDFILEDPSKIVSLRPKEIAEASYVSVSTIYRLVDKLGLSGISDLKGEIAKSLIGSRHETSIEDYNFPILETDTNYQIMKNMHQIYLKTIDESDGLMDLDVLGEVVNQMRKSKRISLYASSANLYFAENFKFQMQEIGIDVLAPVEEYVQRLTAANSTEDDFAIIISYGGRGPTVQLIYNILKINKTKILLLTSTQGNPHVDASDYVLYLASFEDHYDKISSFATRLTIMYVLDIIFAAFFSLDYKAHLDHKRTSFFKLFEGIGPKENTKNHE, from the coding sequence ATGTCAATACTAAGAAAACTGGTTGAGCTTAAAGACTTAACAAACAATGAAAAAGTGTTGGTTGATTTTATTTTAGAGGATCCTTCAAAAATTGTGAGCCTACGGCCAAAAGAAATCGCTGAGGCATCGTATGTATCAGTATCCACCATTTATCGCCTTGTGGATAAATTAGGGTTAAGTGGCATTTCAGACTTAAAAGGCGAGATTGCGAAGTCCTTGATTGGATCACGCCATGAAACGTCCATAGAGGACTATAACTTCCCAATTCTAGAGACGGATACAAACTATCAAATTATGAAGAACATGCATCAAATCTACCTTAAAACGATTGATGAGTCCGATGGATTGATGGATTTGGATGTTTTGGGTGAAGTGGTGAATCAGATGCGAAAATCAAAGCGCATAAGTCTCTATGCTTCCTCTGCAAATCTATACTTCGCAGAAAATTTTAAGTTTCAAATGCAAGAGATTGGGATTGATGTATTGGCTCCTGTGGAAGAGTATGTACAGCGGTTGACCGCTGCAAACAGTACAGAGGATGACTTTGCGATTATTATTTCGTATGGTGGACGGGGTCCTACGGTACAATTGATTTATAATATTCTCAAGATCAATAAAACGAAGATCTTATTGTTGACTTCCACCCAAGGCAATCCGCATGTTGATGCATCGGACTATGTGTTATATCTTGCTTCCTTTGAAGATCATTATGATAAGATCTCATCCTTTGCGACACGGCTTACCATCATGTATGTGTTGGATATTATATTTGCGGCATTCTTTAGCCTTGACTACAAAGCACATCTCGATCATAAGCGCACATCATTTTTCAAGCTTTTTGAAGGGATTGGTCCCAAAGAGAACACCAAAAATCATGAATAA
- a CDS encoding NADPH-dependent FMN reductase: MNIVALIGSVSGKKTKTALNTVMNCFDDVHTKTSLNIGEYALQFSDGRPIWEYNEDTQTLINTILACDILIVGTPTYQTSIPGALKNVFDLLPPNALKNKVVGIVALAGSSKHYLMVESQLKPILAYMGAFLVQKYVFIEDADFEDGIIANTNILHRIHQLCYDSMFMAKTYEHSKGAYNPTHTQTHTL, encoded by the coding sequence ATGAATATCGTCGCACTAATTGGTTCAGTTTCAGGAAAGAAAACAAAAACCGCATTAAATACCGTCATGAACTGTTTCGATGACGTACACACAAAAACAAGCTTAAATATTGGTGAATATGCCCTTCAATTTAGTGATGGGCGTCCGATTTGGGAATACAATGAAGATACACAGACACTCATCAATACAATCCTTGCCTGTGACATTTTAATTGTTGGGACACCAACCTATCAAACGTCCATACCCGGAGCCCTTAAAAATGTCTTCGATTTATTACCACCCAACGCACTAAAAAACAAGGTGGTTGGTATTGTGGCATTGGCAGGCTCTTCAAAACACTACCTCATGGTTGAATCACAACTGAAACCAATCCTTGCATATATGGGTGCATTCTTAGTTCAAAAATATGTATTTATTGAAGATGCAGACTTTGAGGATGGCATCATAGCCAACACCAACATTCTCCATCGCATCCATCAACTGTGCTATGACAGTATGTTTATGGCAAAAACCTATGAGCACTCAAAAGGTGCATACAACCCAACACATACACAGACCCATACTTTGTAA
- the rlmB gene encoding 23S rRNA (guanosine(2251)-2'-O)-methyltransferase RlmB: MSEILYGKNNVLAYLKNGNRPLKAYSLKQGNLNEIEGLLKKMNVSVQRVDKKQLDQKANGNHQGILLEIDGYKTTPLESIIQNGAHKLLVMLDQVEDPHNLGAILRTCDAVGVDGVIIGKHRSVGLNATVAKVSTGAIHTVPVASVTNLSQTLQSLKEQGYWVVACENGVDAVSYTQFPVDMPLVIVMGSEGKGISRIVKENADILVTIPMVGTVNSLNVSVASAVILYEVMRRRGD; encoded by the coding sequence ATGAGTGAAATTTTATATGGAAAAAACAATGTACTTGCATATTTAAAGAATGGAAACAGACCGCTCAAGGCGTATAGTTTAAAACAAGGTAATCTCAATGAAATCGAAGGACTTTTAAAGAAGATGAATGTTTCTGTGCAACGTGTTGATAAAAAACAGTTGGACCAAAAAGCAAACGGAAATCATCAAGGCATTCTATTAGAAATCGATGGCTATAAGACAACACCGCTTGAATCAATTATACAAAACGGAGCACATAAGTTATTGGTGATGCTTGATCAGGTTGAAGACCCACATAATTTGGGTGCGATTCTCAGAACCTGTGATGCTGTCGGTGTGGATGGGGTAATAATTGGAAAACACCGCAGTGTTGGACTCAATGCAACGGTTGCGAAAGTATCTACAGGTGCCATTCATACCGTCCCGGTTGCAAGTGTCACAAACCTTTCGCAAACACTTCAAAGCCTCAAAGAACAAGGGTATTGGGTGGTAGCGTGTGAGAATGGCGTTGATGCAGTTTCATATACACAATTCCCAGTCGATATGCCGTTGGTCATTGTTATGGGATCAGAAGGAAAAGGAATTTCACGGATTGTGAAAGAAAATGCCGATATTTTAGTCACCATTCCAATGGTTGGAACCGTTAACTCATTGAATGTGTCTGTCGCAAGTGCAGTAATCCTATACGAGGTAATGCGAAGAAGGGGAGATTAA
- a CDS encoding sigma-70 family RNA polymerase sigma factor — translation MSYHDFEALYMIRKGNFEAKEGLDCRYKLLVYKMANVYLMKYHLSNTTLHDARQAGFMGYEKSIRNYDASRLTGLAHFVKLTVIDHIRTSIRTHISLKGMMNHYAVSLDSTISEDGKLDYHDVIASENRSFCPETYTYIKEVDHEMSYMFKSTITDTERRIFVMKAQGYAYKEIAQTLDLTSKQVDNILQKLTRKVELFKDYMN, via the coding sequence GTGTCGTATCATGATTTTGAAGCGCTCTATATGATTCGAAAAGGAAATTTTGAAGCAAAAGAAGGATTGGATTGTCGGTATAAATTACTCGTGTATAAAATGGCGAATGTTTACTTGATGAAGTATCATCTCTCAAACACAACACTCCATGATGCACGACAAGCAGGATTTATGGGGTATGAAAAGAGCATTCGAAACTATGATGCAAGCCGATTAACGGGGCTTGCACATTTTGTCAAGCTCACGGTAATTGATCACATACGAACATCCATTCGAACACACATATCCCTCAAAGGTATGATGAATCACTATGCAGTGTCCTTGGATAGTACAATCAGTGAAGACGGGAAACTGGATTATCATGATGTAATCGCAAGTGAAAATCGTTCCTTTTGTCCGGAAACCTATACCTATATCAAAGAAGTGGATCATGAAATGAGTTATATGTTTAAAAGCACCATCACAGATACAGAACGGCGTATATTCGTTATGAAAGCACAAGGGTATGCCTATAAAGAAATTGCGCAAACACTGGATCTCACATCAAAACAAGTTGACAACATTCTCCAAAAATTAACCCGTAAAGTAGAGTTGTTTAAAGATTACATGAACTAA
- the malQ gene encoding 4-alpha-glucanotransferase, whose amino-acid sequence MNNRRGGILLAVSSLPGSFGIGDLGKHAYEWIDKLSSTHASLWQILPLNPLGYGNSPYQSYSAFAGDEIYISVEKLYQALGLSVPSFDVKTGHVDYDAVRIKKDVFLKEAYAHFVPDENYEKFVKETAWLHDYAVFMSLRTINGFVSWTQWTRLIPDEDIVNYHKFLQYIFMEQWLELKAYANAKDVLIMGDIPIYLGHDSADVYFNRDLFFLDEDGTSTLVAGVPPDYFSDEGQLWGNPIYAWERMAKDNYRYWVDRLSWNQTMFDIIRIDHFRAFDTYWVVDGKSTTAKDGEWRIGPRNQFFDSMYAQIPDLKIVVEDLGDLRPEVLELRDDYKLKGMQIIQYSIKKEEIERDKTMPQNLLIYTGTHDNQPIGGWVQDNTWKRRMEVRRDIGKCGIKDFNFIDRVCHYTLSLNADYAILPMQDILRLGNAARMNAPGTVGSPNWEWKVVDFDDEFNKRLLKFKIMMEQTNRN is encoded by the coding sequence ATGAATAATCGACGAGGCGGAATACTGCTTGCGGTATCGAGTCTTCCAGGATCCTTTGGGATCGGTGATTTAGGGAAACATGCTTATGAATGGATTGACAAGTTGTCAAGTACACATGCATCATTGTGGCAAATTCTCCCATTAAACCCATTAGGGTATGGGAATTCGCCCTATCAATCCTATTCTGCATTTGCCGGGGATGAAATATATATCTCTGTGGAGAAACTGTATCAAGCGCTTGGATTAAGTGTGCCAAGCTTTGATGTAAAGACAGGGCATGTTGACTATGATGCGGTTCGAATTAAGAAAGATGTCTTTCTAAAAGAAGCGTATGCACACTTTGTACCGGATGAAAACTATGAGAAGTTTGTGAAAGAGACGGCATGGCTTCATGATTATGCTGTGTTTATGTCACTGCGTACGATCAATGGTTTTGTATCTTGGACACAGTGGACCCGACTCATACCAGATGAAGACATTGTGAATTACCATAAGTTCCTCCAATATATTTTTATGGAACAATGGCTTGAATTAAAAGCGTATGCCAACGCAAAAGATGTTTTGATTATGGGAGATATTCCAATCTACCTAGGTCATGACTCAGCAGATGTATACTTTAACCGTGATCTTTTCTTCTTGGATGAAGATGGGACATCAACATTGGTTGCAGGTGTTCCACCTGATTACTTCAGTGATGAAGGTCAGTTGTGGGGCAATCCGATTTATGCATGGGAACGGATGGCAAAGGATAACTACCGCTATTGGGTTGATCGTTTGTCATGGAACCAGACCATGTTTGATATCATTCGTATTGACCACTTTAGGGCTTTTGATACGTATTGGGTTGTGGATGGCAAGTCAACCACCGCTAAAGATGGTGAGTGGCGTATTGGGCCACGCAATCAATTCTTTGATTCAATGTATGCCCAAATCCCAGATTTAAAGATTGTTGTGGAAGATTTAGGCGATTTAAGACCGGAAGTGCTTGAATTACGGGATGATTACAAACTTAAAGGCATGCAAATCATTCAATATTCAATTAAAAAAGAAGAAATTGAACGGGATAAAACAATGCCGCAAAATCTTCTGATTTATACTGGAACTCATGATAATCAACCAATTGGTGGCTGGGTTCAAGATAATACGTGGAAACGTAGAATGGAAGTACGCCGTGATATCGGCAAATGTGGCATCAAGGATTTCAACTTTATTGACCGTGTATGTCATTATACCCTTTCATTGAATGCGGACTATGCGATCTTACCGATGCAAGATATTTTGCGCTTGGGTAATGCAGCACGTATGAATGCACCAGGAACCGTTGGCAGTCCTAACTGGGAATGGAAAGTCGTGGATTTTGATGATGAATTTAATAAACGCTTGTTGAAATTCAAAATCATGATGGAACAAACCAACCGAAACTAA
- a CDS encoding Mini-ribonuclease 3, translating into MNESGNVLAFIGDAVLSLQVREYLVSKGVSQLSRLQQQSTRFVSASAQAEFMVSLIESDLLNETEVNVYKRGRNAKSKSVAKNADVITYRIATGFEALWGYLYLEGHHKRLDQLWSEFIKKVESQ; encoded by the coding sequence ATGAACGAATCGGGGAATGTACTTGCTTTTATTGGAGATGCGGTATTGTCACTTCAAGTACGGGAATACTTGGTGTCAAAAGGTGTGTCCCAACTGAGCCGCCTCCAACAACAATCCACGCGATTTGTCAGTGCCAGTGCCCAAGCAGAGTTTATGGTGTCTTTGATTGAATCCGATCTTTTAAATGAGACAGAAGTGAATGTCTATAAACGGGGTAGAAATGCGAAGTCAAAATCTGTTGCGAAAAATGCCGATGTGATCACATATCGTATCGCAACGGGGTTTGAAGCACTGTGGGGATATTTATATTTAGAAGGACATCATAAGCGGCTCGACCAGTTGTGGTCTGAGTTTATTAAGAAGGTGGAATCACAATGA
- the glgP gene encoding glycogen/starch/alpha-glucan family phosphorylase, whose amino-acid sequence MIREELLAITNNNIEEASLDALYQAVLSVTQKRIENMEHVHGDRTVYYMSAEFLIGKLLSNNMMNLGIYHEIAQTLKEHGRDISEVEGYDPEPSLGNGGLGRLAACFLDSIATLGINGEGLGLVYHFGLFKQVFENHMQVETKDVWLDKPSWLRKTDTVYSFKLSDVNVTSRMHEIDVLGYRGKKTTLRLFDLDSIDETLVTQGIDFDQSKVDSNLTLFLYPDDSTEQGLRLRFAQQYFMTMSNVSYIFDKHHDDIDHLYQSVVVQINDTHPAMSILLVIQRLMKHGKSFDEACSDVQKMFAYTNHTILAEALEKWPLSYFEAMDHELVVIIKKLQKKVDAVSKDPAVAILDKDKRVHMASLSIHFSYSTNGVASLHTDILVNSELKAFADLYPDRFNNKTNGITFRRWLQFSNPELTQYLIDKIGDGFLSEATQLRAFEAFKDDARVQEDVLRIKQERKDDLVSYIKKTEGIDVNPTSVFDIQIKRLHEYKRQQLNLLYIIHMMHEIREGHLPKRPVTFFFGSKAAPAYTIAKDIIHALLTLSSIIEKDPVVSQYLQIVFVENYNVSKAEHLIPAGDISEQISLASKEASGTGNMKLMLNGALTLGTLDGANVEIADLVGPENVFIFGKHSDTVIDLYATSGYNARHYYETNDNIKRAIDTLVSEEMLKEGTHENLSRLHHELISKDWFMTLLDFDDYVETKNRMLDAYEDRLHWAKMMIVNISNAGYFSSDRTIAQYADEIWKVNHE is encoded by the coding sequence ATGATTCGCGAGGAACTTTTGGCAATAACAAACAATAACATCGAAGAAGCATCATTGGATGCTTTATATCAAGCAGTCTTATCGGTAACACAAAAACGCATTGAGAATATGGAACATGTTCACGGTGATCGTACGGTTTACTATATGTCTGCGGAATTCTTAATTGGGAAACTCTTATCAAATAACATGATGAACCTTGGTATTTATCATGAAATCGCACAAACCTTGAAAGAACATGGTCGTGATATTTCTGAAGTAGAAGGCTATGATCCAGAACCATCCTTAGGAAATGGTGGACTGGGACGTCTTGCAGCGTGTTTCTTAGATTCAATCGCAACCTTGGGCATTAATGGTGAAGGATTGGGACTTGTGTATCACTTTGGACTTTTTAAACAAGTGTTTGAAAATCACATGCAAGTTGAAACAAAGGATGTATGGCTTGATAAACCATCATGGTTACGTAAAACAGATACCGTGTATTCTTTTAAACTCAGTGATGTGAATGTCACATCAAGAATGCATGAAATTGATGTCTTAGGATATCGTGGGAAAAAAACCACACTGCGTCTTTTTGATCTTGATTCAATTGATGAGACACTGGTAACACAAGGCATTGATTTTGATCAAAGTAAAGTGGATTCAAACCTAACCTTATTCTTATATCCAGATGACTCAACAGAACAAGGATTGCGTCTTCGTTTTGCGCAACAATACTTCATGACAATGAGTAATGTGAGCTATATCTTTGATAAGCATCACGATGATATTGACCATCTCTATCAATCCGTCGTTGTACAAATCAACGATACGCACCCTGCGATGTCAATTTTATTGGTAATCCAACGCTTGATGAAACATGGCAAATCATTTGATGAAGCATGCAGTGATGTTCAAAAAATGTTTGCATATACAAACCACACAATTCTTGCGGAAGCACTCGAAAAATGGCCGTTGAGCTATTTTGAAGCTATGGATCATGAATTAGTGGTGATTATTAAGAAATTACAAAAGAAAGTTGATGCGGTATCAAAAGACCCAGCGGTTGCGATTTTAGATAAAGACAAACGTGTTCATATGGCTTCTTTATCCATTCACTTCAGCTACAGTACCAATGGTGTTGCATCCCTACATACTGATATTTTAGTGAATTCTGAGTTGAAGGCATTTGCAGATCTATATCCAGATCGCTTCAACAACAAAACAAATGGGATTACATTCCGTCGTTGGTTGCAATTCAGTAATCCTGAACTAACTCAATATCTCATTGACAAAATTGGCGATGGATTCTTAAGTGAAGCAACCCAACTTCGTGCATTTGAAGCATTTAAAGATGATGCGAGAGTCCAAGAAGATGTACTGCGCATCAAACAAGAACGTAAAGACGATCTTGTATCCTACATTAAGAAAACAGAAGGGATTGATGTAAATCCTACATCTGTGTTTGATATTCAAATCAAACGGCTTCATGAGTACAAACGTCAACAATTAAACTTACTTTACATTATTCATATGATGCATGAGATTCGTGAAGGGCATCTTCCAAAACGTCCGGTAACCTTCTTCTTTGGTTCAAAAGCAGCACCTGCTTATACCATTGCGAAGGATATCATTCACGCATTGCTTACACTCTCTTCAATCATTGAAAAAGATCCTGTGGTATCGCAGTATCTTCAAATTGTATTTGTGGAAAACTACAATGTATCCAAAGCAGAACATTTGATTCCTGCGGGTGATATTTCAGAACAAATTTCACTTGCAAGTAAAGAAGCAAGTGGTACAGGGAATATGAAGTTGATGCTGAATGGGGCCTTAACCTTAGGAACACTCGATGGTGCAAACGTAGAGATTGCTGATCTTGTAGGACCTGAAAATGTGTTTATCTTTGGAAAACACAGTGATACAGTCATTGACCTATACGCAACTTCTGGATACAATGCACGTCATTACTATGAAACCAATGACAACATTAAACGTGCAATTGATACCTTGGTAAGTGAAGAAATGTTGAAAGAAGGAACACACGAAAACTTGTCACGCCTTCACCATGAACTAATCAGTAAAGACTGGTTTATGACACTCTTGGATTTTGATGATTATGTTGAAACAAAAAATAGAATGCTTGATGCATATGAGGATCGTCTTCACTGGGCGAAGATGATGATTGTGAATATTTCCAATGCGGGATACTTCTCAAGTGATCGTACGATTGCGCAATATGCAGACGAAATATGGAAGGTGAACCATGAATAA
- the cysS gene encoding cysteine--tRNA ligase — protein MKLFNTKSNQIEDFVPINAPEVSLYLCGPTVYNYAHIGNARPIVVFDLLRRVLETKGYHVKFVSNYTDVDDKIIRKALEEMTTEKEISERYIHAYESVRQALHAEGIYKTPRVTEVMDDIIAFIKELETKGYAYCVEGDVYFRVRNVSNYGTLSHQNLEALQVGARIDENDKKEDPLDFALWKVTDDAGIKWESPWGMGRPGWHTECVVMIYNTFGTRIDIHGGGQDLKFPHHENEAAQAHALHHHDLANLWVHNAMLNIDGEKMSKSFGNVIWAKDFIEKLGSNATRWLLLSTHYRIVLNITDETIQQAQNDIVKFETVLKQAQRTLSLNHIETSLIDEDLNRDFLNALYDDLNVANATVSLYACMKHLNQALRQKDALDAVSKYTNTLRFMLDVLGLEFDVFELTQAQREMYLQWLEAKANRDFETADALRNVLQAEGVL, from the coding sequence ATGAAACTATTCAATACTAAATCAAACCAAATCGAAGACTTTGTGCCAATCAATGCACCAGAAGTGTCTTTGTACTTGTGTGGACCGACGGTCTATAATTATGCACATATTGGAAATGCACGGCCGATTGTTGTCTTTGATTTATTAAGACGTGTCTTAGAAACAAAAGGATATCACGTTAAGTTTGTCTCAAACTATACGGATGTAGACGATAAAATTATTCGAAAAGCGTTGGAAGAAATGACAACAGAAAAAGAAATCTCAGAGCGTTATATTCATGCCTATGAATCTGTTAGACAGGCACTTCATGCTGAGGGAATCTATAAAACACCACGTGTTACTGAAGTGATGGACGACATCATCGCGTTTATCAAAGAACTCGAAACAAAAGGGTATGCTTACTGTGTGGAAGGTGATGTGTATTTCAGAGTACGCAATGTGTCCAATTATGGAACACTCTCACACCAAAACCTTGAAGCACTTCAAGTAGGTGCACGCATTGATGAGAATGATAAGAAAGAAGATCCTTTAGATTTTGCGTTATGGAAAGTTACAGATGATGCAGGCATTAAATGGGAATCACCATGGGGAATGGGCCGTCCTGGATGGCATACTGAATGTGTGGTCATGATCTATAACACCTTTGGCACACGCATTGATATTCATGGGGGTGGACAAGACTTGAAATTTCCACACCATGAAAATGAAGCAGCGCAAGCACATGCGCTTCACCACCATGATCTCGCCAACCTGTGGGTTCATAATGCAATGTTGAACATTGATGGCGAGAAAATGAGCAAGTCCTTTGGTAATGTAATTTGGGCCAAAGACTTTATTGAAAAACTGGGTTCAAATGCAACCCGGTGGCTTTTATTGTCCACACATTATCGCATTGTATTGAACATTACCGATGAAACAATCCAACAAGCACAAAATGATATTGTGAAGTTTGAAACCGTGCTTAAACAAGCACAACGCACCCTCTCACTGAATCACATCGAGACATCTTTGATCGATGAGGATTTAAACCGTGATTTTTTAAATGCACTGTATGATGATTTGAATGTCGCGAATGCAACGGTATCTCTTTATGCATGTATGAAACACTTAAATCAAGCACTGCGTCAAAAGGATGCATTGGATGCTGTCTCAAAATATACCAATACCCTACGCTTTATGTTGGATGTTTTAGGCTTGGAATTTGACGTCTTTGAATTGACACAAGCCCAACGTGAGATGTATCTTCAGTGGCTAGAAGCCAAGGCAAATCGTGACTTTGAAACGGCCGATGCACTGCGTAATGTGCTTCAAGCTGAGGGGGTTTTATGA